From the genome of Larimichthys crocea isolate SSNF unplaced genomic scaffold, L_crocea_2.0 scaffold288, whole genome shotgun sequence:
CTATACCGATCTCTGAATGTAtaagtaaaaagtatttttattttttatttttgcacttttctTTCCACGTGacactttaatgtttgtgttgtttcatggAGCCGGACACGTGACTAAAATgcacattgattgattgattaattgattgtttagtttcatgtttgtggagtttttcagtgtttctgatTATCGACTCTTCAGGttgattttgttctttgttcattttcctGTATTAATTTATTGATGTCTGTTCACTCCAGTAAAATGTGACActctaaattaaaatgaatattttaaaatgtcgcTTTCATTCATGAACTGATGACGAAACACTTCGTCTGATTGGTCCGCGTGTACCACTGTGGTACAGTGGGCACAGACTGGATATGTCGCAATAGTTAGTTGGATATTGTTAAATAAGTTTTATTAAGTTTattcagtcttttgtttttattataaggAGGcccatattttatttctcatgatCTGTGGCTGCATCGTAATAGGTGTTTATATCTGACTTATCACTTGGAACTTACCCTGAGATAAAACCTGGCGGCAGATTGTAACAGGAACAGACATGTCAGATTCCTTTGTTTGACCAACCCTTCATAAAGGTGAGAAAAGACGATAAAGTGACTTTTTATATGAGTTTATTTGTTAAACTGAaaagcacagctctgtgacggctttgtttttgcagttgaTTAATTACTTATtaagaaataattaatataagaaataattaaataattattgcACGTGTAATAAACACACGCGACGTGTTATAAAAAtgaggattatactggggttcatgtgttttaattcatatagtgtgtgtgtttcctgtcttttgcatgtctcgtccACTTCCCTTATTatcatgtgtttactgaggctggcagggagagataattataaatcaatagtacaGGAGAAACAGGctagggaagtatcatttggacgAGGAACAATGTTCATaactgagcagaaaacaaaaaaaagccgttatattatctgtatcagtgggcAGGGGTCCGAGACAGTCAGTCTTCCTGACTAAAAGGTTTTTCTTAAACAAATCCCATAACACGACGCAACGTGACGTAtatcttttatatcttttataatGCTGCTGCATTGAACAGGTCTATGGCGACCAGCTCACCTGGATTtacctgttttctgtctgaagtTTGAATCTGCAGCAGAGATGACGCGTCATCCAGTTTTATATTTGCTTTATTCGTTTGGATTCTTTCATAAaggtgagaaaaataaaataaaagatgatgcAGTAACGTGTgtttaacttttacttttaaaaaaatgtttttaatatttataggtgtatttattattcttaaCTGAGAGCACGTGCTTTGTTCATTGTTCTGTTTAACGGTTCTGGCAGTTTGCCATTAAAGTTTGATTCAGTACAGTCACATCTGTTTTATAGATTATATCATCATCTGTACtaataatgttattttacatGAAGAGTAATGTTTTGCACAAAGAGAACAAAATGCTGCAGTTATCAGGAAGTCACGAGGGGCTGAACGGTTGGATGTTGtctttatattaaattattaacttACATTCTttaataaagcatatttacaATCTACTAATAAAACAAGTAGAAATACTAGTGCTAGTATTAATTGCATGAAATGATTCAGGTCCAACAGTTAGTGGCAGGTGGAGAACAGATGGTGCATTGTGTAGTGTAAATAAAAGGAGAGATAAGATTGAGATAAAAGAAAGGTCAACAATATATCATGTGCATGGCTTTAATGGATTTTTGCAAagtttgtgaaaataaaagaaggagCGATAAAAGAAACGTACACATGCAGGGCTTCAGTGGCTTTTTtgaattatgaaatgaaaagacaaaaaaatattgcaAGAATCTAAACTAATGACTTATTTCAGCATCCCGGTTATTACTGTAATTTATTGGACAGTCTGTATTAAACAGCCGATCATAGTACCTCGATACTGAAATATGGTCATTGATGTGACATCTTTAGTTAGTTagaggtcacgtgtgggccttgaggtcctcagcagtattagctgtttggctttggttgggaacagtaggggccagtctatctcaacactgtggtgtccagggtcaaagagacctgttgctgacataatagatagcttctaatctgcgtaaacagacatctgtgtctccagactagaatatgctgacaataacacctccatgggtaaagacattctctgtgactaattctgggcgtgtagtatttgtggtgttatcttggggtttaaagtcgatccaccagggtgagttggggcagaatgtgagaccgactcaggcacttctgatgaactttgagggtgtctctaattctccttggccaagcgtcaataaataatcagaggctcctgaacactttctgaactcctgatcaccattgacctttgacttcagcaatttctccacaacagtagCCTGTTAATGTGAGCTGTCATCTCATGCAGGTCAAGCAGCTCCGGTACAAACACAGCTCACTGTGATGGCAGCAGTCGGAGATGAGGCTTGTTTGAGCTGTCAGCTGACTCAACATAAAGAAGTTCTTCAAGTCACCTGGCAGAAACTTTCACCTGAGGGAGAGAAGAATGTTGCAACATCCACCAAATACTTTGGTCTTCAGGTGAATCGTGGCTTCATAGATAAAGTGGAGTTTAAAGATGCTGGACTGCAGAACAGCTCCATAGTTATCAGGAACGTGACGGAGCAGGATGAAGGATGCTATGCCTGTTTGTTCAACTCCAACCCTGAAGGTGCTCTCACTGGTAGAACCTGCCTCAAAGTCTACGGTGAGAAACTAACATACTGGACAAAAAGCATCATGTCACAAGTTGATGTGTTTGTAACGACTTCCTTCATGTGACatttgttaaatatgttttctctgcagagctgcatgaaCCCGTCCTACATGTAGAGTCAAACTCTGCTGAAGAGGCAGTTGTGTCCTGCTTGGCCACAGGTCGACCTGCTCCCACAGTAACATTAAGAGTCCTGCAACAAGACCTCCACCTGTCAAACTACAGCTCTGTCAGTgtcaccaacaccaacagtaCAGTCACTGTCACCTCTACAGCTGTGCTGTCTGGTTTCCATGATGACCGCACACAGGTTGGATGTGCAGTACGAGTGCTCTCTGGTCCTCAGAAAgaggtgttgatgatgattcCTGAGGTCAAACAGTCGTCTGCTGATGGTGAGAAACACTTCCAAAGCTGCAGATTCATAGATTGATAGTTACTTTATGATTCTGATGTTTGGCTTTCTGTTTCCAGGTTTTGATGAGTTATCTGGATCTAATAACCGTGATCGCAGTAAGTTAATGTTCAGATATTCTCATTTGATCTGTTGTTTTATAATTGTTGAGTGTATCATATCAactattttcct
Proteins encoded in this window:
- the LOC109139318 gene encoding OX-2 membrane glycoprotein-like isoform X3 translates to MAAVGDEACLSCQLTQHKEVLQVTWQKLSPEGEKNVATSTKYFGLQVNRGFIDKVEFKDAGLQNSSIVIRNVTEQDEGCYACLFNSNPEGALTGRTCLKVYELHEPVLHVESNSAEEAVVSCLATGRPAPTVTLRVLQQDLHLSNYSSVSVTNTNSTVTVTSTAVLSGFHDDRTQVGCAVRVLSGPQKEVLMMIPEVKQSSADGFDELSGSNNRDRSWTVISVSLLLVVLVCGIFTLVFLRRKRENKNSLSHRNDEMNEMVQVTVRDTEETGASSDTQDKGQIRRRTSPEKNQASDDSNPSPSSSKT
- the LOC109139318 gene encoding OX-2 membrane glycoprotein-like isoform X1 produces the protein MTRHPVLYLLYSFGFFHKGQAAPVQTQLTVMAAVGDEACLSCQLTQHKEVLQVTWQKLSPEGEKNVATSTKYFGLQVNRGFIDKVEFKDAGLQNSSIVIRNVTEQDEGCYACLFNSNPEGALTGRTCLKVYELHEPVLHVESNSAEEAVVSCLATGRPAPTVTLRVLQQDLHLSNYSSVSVTNTNSTVTVTSTAVLSGFHDDRTQVGCAVRVLSGPQKEVLMMIPEVKQSSADGFDELSGSNNRDRSWTVISVSLLLVVLVCGIFTLVFLRRKRENKNSLSHRNDEMNEMVQVTVRDTEETGASSDTQDKGQIRRRTSPEKNQASDDSNPSPSSSKT
- the LOC109139318 gene encoding OX-2 membrane glycoprotein-like isoform X2, yielding MTRHPVLYLLYSFGFFHKGQAAPVQTQLTVMAAVGDEACLSCQLTQHKEVLQVTWQKLSPEGEKNVATSTKYFGLQVNRGFIDKVEFKDAGLQNSSIVIRNVTEQDEGCYACLFNSNPEGALTGRTCLKVYELHEPVLHVESNSAEEAVVSCLATGRPAPTVTLRVLQQDLHLSNYSSVSVTNTNSTVTVTSTAVLSGFHDDRTQVGCAVRVLSGPQKEVLMMIPEVKQSSADGFDELSGSNNRDRSWTVISVSLLLVVLVCGIFTLVFLRRKRENKNRNDEMNEMVQVTVRDTEETGASSDTQDKGQIRRRTSPEKNQASDDSNPSPSSSKT